One window of Clostridiales bacterium genomic DNA carries:
- a CDS encoding M42 family metallopeptidase yields the protein MLKLVEKLTKAFGVSGDEENIRDVIEKEISSYVDEIKIDRLGNLVAVKKGTNKKIMLAAHMDEIGVIVTHIEDNGFLRFSMVGGVDYNVEISSRVKFKNDIVGVIYFEEKANDNNKVASSRYFIDIGAKDKEDARKMINIGDTASFIGDIVVQNGKIISKALDDRLGVLALIETIKKNVKTDNEIYYAFTVQEEVGARGAKVCAYDINPDLAIAVDVTDTGDTMSDNNMDIKCGAGVAIKIKDRSVIVSPRVREFLIKIAIENNIPYQLEIMEDGGTDAGAIHTSGKGIITGAVSIPTRYIHTVSEISDISDIMNTIELLSKVIREF from the coding sequence ATGCTAAAACTGGTAGAGAAACTAACTAAAGCCTTTGGTGTTTCAGGGGATGAAGAGAATATACGTGATGTGATAGAAAAAGAGATTTCTAGTTATGTTGATGAAATTAAGATAGATAGATTAGGGAATTTAGTTGCAGTAAAAAAGGGCACTAATAAAAAAATAATGTTAGCAGCGCATATGGATGAAATTGGTGTGATAGTAACCCACATAGAAGATAATGGATTTTTAAGATTTTCAATGGTGGGTGGAGTAGATTATAATGTGGAAATATCTAGTAGGGTAAAATTTAAAAATGATATAGTAGGTGTGATCTATTTTGAGGAGAAGGCAAACGATAATAATAAAGTGGCTTCATCGAGATATTTTATAGATATAGGTGCGAAAGATAAAGAAGATGCGAGAAAAATGATCAATATTGGTGATACTGCAAGTTTTATAGGTGATATTGTTGTCCAAAATGGTAAGATAATATCTAAGGCATTAGATGACAGATTAGGGGTTTTGGCATTAATAGAAACAATAAAGAAGAATGTAAAAACAGATAATGAAATATATTATGCATTTACAGTACAAGAGGAAGTGGGTGCTCGAGGTGCAAAGGTTTGTGCATATGATATTAATCCAGATTTGGCAATAGCAGTTGATGTTACAGATACGGGAGACACGATGAGTGATAATAATATGGATATAAAATGTGGGGCAGGAGTTGCAATAAAAATAAAAGATAGATCAGTAATAGTTAGCCCTAGGGTGAGAGAATTTTTAATAAAGATAGCCATAGAAAATAATATACCATATCAACTTGAAATTATGGAAGATGGAGGGACTGATGCTGGAGCAATTCACACGTCTGGTAAGGGAATTATAACAGGGGCAGTTTCTATACCTACTAGATATATTCACACAGTGTCGGAGATCTCAGATATTAGTGATATAATGAATACGATAGAATTATTATCTAAAGTGATAAGAGAATTTTGA
- a CDS encoding ankyrin repeat domain-containing protein yields the protein MPSKEELIERYKRLNIEKILKCIEYIEDEDVKMEKKIEIFKVAIILNKLSFVKELLNEGIDANEKFSEGGLPLGLACYIGNIEIVKFLLEKVNDINEVDNEQRTALHWACVEGNRQVVEILLQKGIDVNKKDRKCNTAIKIAVINNDEGLTKLLLDNGAKVNLVYPNGGTTLHIACARGNLELINMLYQKGADINAKTKSGLSPLHVASSKGYIKVVKELIKRGADVNSTAENGETPLLIASRLSNFDTVEILLKNEAYINVKSRDNISALHWACTKTDMKMIKLLVNKGINKDIQSNILGDTALHILCRKGYEEGISFLVEKGANVDIRNSGGKIPIDILYEENLSDIACIVAPKSNAMSPRIINWAIDEENLELLKIMISKENLLELVLGKLVARKKKHTLRVILKELLIRDVNVSIRKRIEGPNLSRENSASLLGIAVANNSIEISDMLMEYNFKKNIDRARRLSDVLHNEDANELLKEPLNMARNIIKKRKEQKEKYFMLELKIKNEEAYNKYKSECQLP from the coding sequence ATGCCATCGAAGGAAGAATTAATAGAAAGGTATAAAAGATTAAATATAGAAAAAATATTAAAATGTATAGAATATATAGAAGATGAAGATGTAAAGATGGAGAAGAAGATAGAAATATTCAAAGTAGCAATAATTTTGAATAAACTTAGTTTTGTTAAGGAGCTTTTAAATGAGGGTATAGACGCAAATGAGAAATTTTCAGAGGGAGGACTTCCACTGGGTTTAGCGTGTTATATAGGAAATATAGAAATAGTGAAGTTTTTGCTAGAAAAAGTAAATGATATAAATGAAGTAGATAATGAACAAAGAACGGCACTACACTGGGCATGTGTTGAGGGGAATAGACAGGTTGTGGAAATTTTATTACAAAAAGGCATAGATGTGAATAAAAAAGATCGAAAGTGCAATACGGCAATAAAAATAGCAGTTATCAATAATGATGAGGGGTTAACCAAATTACTGTTAGATAATGGAGCAAAAGTAAATTTAGTGTATCCTAATGGAGGAACAACTTTGCATATAGCATGTGCTCGAGGGAATTTAGAGCTAATTAATATGTTATACCAAAAGGGCGCAGATATAAATGCAAAGACTAAATCGGGATTGTCTCCACTTCATGTAGCAAGTAGTAAGGGGTATATAAAGGTAGTAAAGGAGTTAATTAAAAGAGGAGCAGATGTAAATAGTACTGCAGAAAATGGGGAAACACCATTACTTATTGCAAGTAGGCTATCTAATTTTGACACAGTAGAAATATTGTTGAAGAACGAAGCGTACATTAATGTAAAATCGCGTGATAATATTTCTGCATTACATTGGGCGTGTACTAAAACTGATATGAAAATGATAAAGTTATTGGTTAATAAAGGGATAAATAAAGATATTCAGTCTAATATATTAGGAGATACTGCGCTACATATATTATGTAGAAAAGGGTATGAAGAGGGGATATCTTTTTTAGTTGAAAAAGGAGCCAATGTGGATATAAGAAATTCTGGCGGGAAGATACCTATAGATATATTGTATGAAGAAAATTTATCAGATATAGCCTGTATTGTTGCTCCAAAATCCAATGCTATGAGCCCACGTATTATTAATTGGGCTATAGATGAGGAAAATTTAGAACTATTAAAAATAATGATTTCGAAAGAAAATTTATTGGAATTGGTTTTAGGGAAATTAGTAGCAAGGAAGAAAAAACATACGCTTAGGGTAATATTAAAAGAATTGTTAATTAGAGATGTGAATGTTAGTATAAGGAAGAGAATAGAGGGCCCTAATTTATCTCGAGAAAACTCTGCTAGCCTTTTAGGAATAGCTGTTGCGAACAATAGTATCGAAATTTCAGATATGCTTATGGAGTATAATTTCAAAAAAAATATTGATAGAGCAAGAAGGTTAAGTGATGTGTTGCATAATGAAGATGCAAATGAATTGCTTAAGGAGCCATTAAATATGGCTAGGAATATAATTAAAAAGAGAAAAGAGCAAAAAGAAAAATATTTTATGCTTGAGTTAAAAATAAAAAATGAGGAAGCTTATAACAAGTATAAATCAGAATGTCAATTACCTTAA
- the nifS gene encoding cysteine desulfurase NifS, which yields MKQKVIYLDNAATTRMRQEVLDAMLPYFIENYGNASSVYSVGRKSKAVLDEARTSVAKSLGAKDREIFFTGGGSESDNWAIKGVAFANRSKGNHIITTKIEHHAVLHTCQYLEKQGFEVTYLPVDKDGLVSLKDLEDAIRPTTILITVMFANNEIGTIEPIKEIGAIAKKHNIYFHTDAVQAVGHVPINVSELNIDLMSFSSHKFCGPKGVGGLYIKSGVKIDSLIHGGAQERGKRASTENIAGVIGMAKALELAVTEMEQENKRILTLREELINQIFEKIPHVRLNGSREKRLPSNVNFSIQYIEGESLLLMLDMMGICASSGSACTSGSLDPSHVLLAIGLPHEIAHGSLRLSLGRETTKEDVEEVLRVLPGIVERLRDMSPLYDKEK from the coding sequence ATGAAGCAAAAGGTAATATATTTAGATAATGCAGCAACAACTAGAATGAGGCAAGAGGTATTAGATGCTATGTTGCCGTATTTTATTGAAAATTATGGTAATGCTTCTAGTGTATATTCTGTTGGAAGAAAGAGCAAAGCTGTGTTAGATGAAGCAAGGACTAGTGTAGCAAAATCACTAGGAGCTAAAGATAGGGAGATTTTCTTTACAGGTGGTGGGTCTGAATCAGACAACTGGGCTATAAAAGGAGTGGCTTTTGCGAACAGATCTAAGGGAAATCATATAATAACTACAAAGATAGAGCATCATGCAGTTCTTCATACATGTCAGTATTTAGAAAAACAAGGATTTGAGGTAACTTATCTTCCAGTTGATAAAGATGGGCTTGTGTCGTTAAAAGATTTGGAAGATGCAATAAGGCCTACAACTATTTTGATAACTGTTATGTTTGCTAATAATGAGATAGGAACTATTGAGCCTATAAAAGAAATAGGAGCAATTGCAAAAAAACATAACATATACTTTCATACCGATGCAGTTCAGGCGGTAGGGCATGTTCCTATAAATGTTAGTGAATTAAATATAGATCTTATGTCTTTTTCTAGCCATAAGTTTTGTGGTCCTAAGGGAGTAGGAGGTTTATATATAAAATCTGGCGTAAAAATAGATTCGCTTATTCATGGTGGGGCACAAGAAAGAGGAAAAAGGGCAAGCACAGAAAATATAGCGGGTGTAATTGGTATGGCAAAGGCGTTAGAGCTTGCGGTAACAGAGATGGAACAAGAGAATAAAAGAATTTTAACATTAAGGGAAGAATTAATAAATCAAATTTTTGAGAAAATACCACATGTTAGATTGAATGGATCCAGAGAAAAGAGACTCCCATCTAACGTGAATTTTTCTATACAGTATATAGAAGGAGAATCGTTGTTGCTGATGTTAGACATGATGGGGATATGTGCGTCGAGCGGATCAGCGTGTACATCTGGGTCATTAGATCCATCGCATGTATTGTTGGCGATAGGTTTGCCGCATGAGATAGCACATGGGTCACTTAGATTGTCATTAGGTAGAGAAACAACAAAAGAAGATGTAGAAGAAGTTTTAAGAGTATTACCAGGTATAGTGGAAAGACTAAGGGATATGTCACCATTATATGATAAAGAAAAATAG
- the nifU gene encoding Fe-S cluster assembly scaffold protein NifU — MYSEKVMDHFMNPRNVGEIENADGVGQVGNAKCGDIMRMYLKIKDGVITDVKFKTFGCGAAVATSSMATELVKGKTIDEALTVTNKAVAEALDGLPPIKMHCSNLAEEAIRAAINDYKKKNGMPVDEKECNGCCKCSDIYHLEEKEDNAK, encoded by the coding sequence ATGTATAGCGAAAAAGTTATGGATCATTTTATGAATCCAAGAAATGTTGGAGAAATAGAAAATGCAGATGGAGTAGGTCAAGTAGGAAATGCAAAATGCGGAGACATAATGAGGATGTACTTAAAAATAAAGGATGGAGTTATAACAGATGTTAAGTTTAAAACATTTGGATGTGGAGCTGCAGTAGCAACTAGCAGTATGGCGACTGAGCTTGTTAAGGGAAAGACCATAGATGAGGCTCTTACTGTAACTAATAAGGCAGTAGCTGAAGCGTTAGATGGGCTACCTCCAATAAAGATGCATTGTTCGAATTTAGCAGAAGAGGCTATAAGGGCCGCAATTAATGACTACAAAAAGAAAAATGGTATGCCAGTTGATGAAAAGGAATGTAATGGTTGTTGTAAGTGTAGTGATATATACCATTTAGAGGAGAAAGAGGATAATGCCAAATAA
- the mnmA gene encoding tRNA 2-thiouridine(34) synthase MnmA, which translates to MPNKKVMIGMSGGVDSSVAAALLKQQGYEVIGVTMRMWSICDEEDGRPSACCSLSAVEDARRVANKLEIDYYVMNFKDLFKEKVVDTFVEEYRNGCTPNPCIMCNKFLKFDALLNKAKAMGVDYIATGHYARIGYNNTTGRYELKKSATKQKDQTYVLYNFTQEQLSRTLMPNGEYTKEEIRKIAKDLGLLVADKPDSQEICFIPDNDYRKFIEDYTGKSAQIGDFVDTKGRVLGKHKGITNYTIGQRKGLGITFGKPMFVVDIDVKNNRVVLGEEEKVFSKVLTAKDVNFISIESLHGPYRVTAKIRSTALEAATVIYPLEDGRVMANFDEKQRAITRGQAVVFYDGDVVVGGGIIESGRI; encoded by the coding sequence ATGCCAAATAAGAAAGTTATGATAGGAATGAGTGGAGGCGTCGATAGTTCTGTCGCTGCCGCTCTTTTAAAACAACAGGGTTATGAGGTAATAGGGGTGACTATGCGAATGTGGTCAATATGTGACGAGGAAGATGGAAGACCTAGCGCCTGTTGTTCGTTATCAGCAGTAGAAGATGCAAGAAGGGTAGCAAATAAGCTTGAGATAGATTATTATGTTATGAATTTTAAAGATTTATTTAAGGAGAAGGTTGTAGATACATTTGTGGAAGAATATCGCAATGGATGTACACCAAACCCATGTATAATGTGTAATAAGTTTTTGAAATTTGATGCACTATTGAATAAGGCAAAAGCTATGGGAGTTGATTATATTGCTACTGGTCATTATGCAAGAATTGGATATAATAATACTACAGGAAGATATGAATTAAAAAAATCTGCAACGAAGCAAAAGGATCAAACGTATGTACTGTATAATTTTACACAAGAGCAATTATCAAGGACGCTTATGCCTAATGGAGAGTACACTAAGGAAGAGATAAGAAAGATAGCAAAAGATTTGGGGCTATTGGTAGCGGATAAACCGGATAGTCAGGAGATATGTTTTATACCAGATAATGATTACAGAAAATTTATAGAGGATTATACGGGGAAGAGTGCGCAAATAGGAGATTTTGTAGATACCAAGGGAAGAGTGCTAGGAAAACATAAGGGTATTACAAATTATACTATAGGTCAAAGAAAAGGATTAGGGATTACGTTTGGCAAGCCTATGTTTGTTGTAGATATAGATGTAAAAAATAATAGGGTAGTGTTAGGAGAAGAAGAAAAGGTATTTAGTAAAGTATTAACGGCAAAGGATGTGAATTTTATATCTATAGAAAGTTTACACGGGCCGTATCGAGTTACAGCTAAGATAAGATCTACGGCTTTAGAGGCAGCTACAGTTATTTATCCATTGGAGGATGGACGGGTTATGGCTAATTTTGATGAGAAACAAAGAGCAATTACTAGGGGACAAGCAGTTGTATTTTATGATGGAGATGTTGTGGTTGGTGGAGGAATAATAGAGAGTGGGAGAATTTAA